A stretch of Primulina tabacum isolate GXHZ01 chromosome 13, ASM2559414v2, whole genome shotgun sequence DNA encodes these proteins:
- the LOC142522718 gene encoding copper transporter 6-like encodes MQGMPAPSNITMPMMGHRHMMMHMTFFWGRNAEILFDGWPGYDRLGMYILALAVVFLLAIFVEWLSHCNTIRESSRHSAVAGMLQTLVYCVRIGLAYLVMLAVMSFNGGVFIVAIAGHALGFFFFGSMAFKKPATASGGKATDLPPMSCC; translated from the coding sequence ATGCAAGGGATGCCTGCGCCATCCAACATCACGATGCCGATGATGGGTCACCGTCACATGATGATGCACATGACCTTCTTCTGGGGCAGAAACGCCGAGATTCTATTCGACGGGTGGCCGGGCTACGACCGTCTTGGTATGTACATCCTTGCACTTGCTGTGGTCTTCTTGCTGGCCATTTTTGTGGAGTGGCTGTCCCATTGCAACACTATCCGCGAATCCTCCCGCCACAGCGCCGTGGCGGGGATGCTGCAGACTCTCGTGTATTGTGTGAGGATTGGCCTGGCTTATCTTGTTATGCTCGCCGTCATGTCGTTCAACGGCGGCGTTTTTATCGTGGCTATCGCTGGACATGCTTTAGGGTTTTTCTTCTTCGGGAGCATGGCTTTCAAGAAACCGGCGACGGCGAGTGGCGGAAAGGCCACCGATCTTCCTCCGATGAGCTGCTGTTAA